Below is a genomic region from Gemmatimonadota bacterium.
AATAGATGTGGTTCCACTGGGCATCATCACGCCATACGCCGCATCGCAATAGGCGGCAAATGCCTGACCAAAGCGGTGTCCCACAGGGGCGGGGAGACCTTCGGTGTGACCGAGATAGACTTCTTTGAGGATGGGAACGATTTCTTCTTCCCATTCCCGCTCTGTGTTATCCGGCCATGTCGGCCAATGAGACGCTTTGGTATCGCGCACGGGAACACCACCATCTATTGCGAGTGTTTCTGACATGTAAAGCTCCTTGTTGGATATATTGGAGACGACGCGCCTTGACCCGTCGTCAGGCGGGATGTATATTTAATCTGTTATTCAAGGTACGATTTATAGACTGATTGTCAAGTTATCAAGAGAGGATAATCGACGATGAACCTCGCGGAAATATTGATGCAAAAAATTGAGGGTGAAGTGCGGTTTGATAAGATGTCGCGTATTCTTTATAGCACAGATGCGAGCATGTATCAAATTGAACCCGTTGGCGTTGTTTTGCCCAAACACAAACAAGATGTTTTGCATGTCATCAACCTCGCCAATGAACACGATGCACCGCTCATCCCCCGAGGCGGCGGTACCGGGCTTGCTGGCGGTGTGGTGGGTAGCGGTATTGTGATGGATATGTCGAAATACATGAATCGCATTCTCGACTTCAATGCCGGAGAAGGTTGGGTCAGGGTCGAGCCTGGCGTGATACTCGATGAACTCAATGCATTTCTCAAACCGCACGGATTGCAATTTGCGCCCGATGTGGCGACCAGCAGCCGCGCGACAATCGGGGGCATGGTGGCCAATAATTCGGCGGGCGCGCATTCGGTTATTTACGGCAAGACTATAGATCACGTTTTGGAACTCGATCTGGTCTTGTCCGACGGTACAGAAATAACGGTGGGGGAGTTAGACGAGCCTGCTGTGCAACAAAAGTGCGAGCAACAAGACCTCGAAGGTCAGGCGTATCGGGAAGTGATCCGCATAGCGCGGGAGAATGCGGAAGAAATTGAGCGGCGATATCCCAAAATTTTGCGGCGGGTCGGTGGATATAATCTCGATGAATTTATCAAAAAGCAACCGTTCAATCTCGCGCGCATGGTCATTGGATCTGAGGGGACTCTGGCGACAGTTGTCGGGGCAAAACTCAGGGTAATTCCACTGCCCCAGGCAAAGGTGTTGGGCATTGTTCAATTCGACGACCTGATTGCATCTATGAAAGCCGTCGCGCCGATCCTGGAAACGGCTCCGGCCGCGGTAGAACTGATCGATAAGATGATTCTCGATCAGACCAGAGGCTCTATGGAGCTGTCCAGGATGCGTTCCTGGGTACAGGGGGATCCAGAGGCTGTGCTGGCTGTTGAATACTACGGAGAGTCAGAGGGTGAACTGGTTCCTAAGCTGGACGAACTCGAAGCGCTGTTGGACAATCAGAATCTCGAATATACTTTTTCTCGTGCTGTTTCCGATGTCGAGCAGGCCAATGTTTGGAATGTCCGCAAGGCAGGCCTGGGTCTGCTCATGGGCGTAAAAGGCGATTCTAAACCCATTGCTTTTGTTGAAGACGCCGCTGTTCCGCCGGAGAGGCTACCCGATTATATTTCTGAGTTTGGAGCACTGGTGAAATCGCTCAACACGCGCGCGGGTTATTATGCACACGCCAGCGTGGGTTTGCTACACGTTCGGCCGATGGTCAATCTCAAAGAGGCCGACGAGATCGCCAAAATGCGATTTATCGCTGAATCCGTGCGCGATCTGGTGATGAAATACGGCGGTGCTGTGAGTGGGGAACACGGAGATGGCCTCGTTCGGAGTTGCTGGAACGAAACGTTCTTTGGCACGATGCTTTACGAGGCTTTTCGG
It encodes:
- a CDS encoding FAD-binding protein, translating into MNLAEILMQKIEGEVRFDKMSRILYSTDASMYQIEPVGVVLPKHKQDVLHVINLANEHDAPLIPRGGGTGLAGGVVGSGIVMDMSKYMNRILDFNAGEGWVRVEPGVILDELNAFLKPHGLQFAPDVATSSRATIGGMVANNSAGAHSVIYGKTIDHVLELDLVLSDGTEITVGELDEPAVQQKCEQQDLEGQAYREVIRIARENAEEIERRYPKILRRVGGYNLDEFIKKQPFNLARMVIGSEGTLATVVGAKLRVIPLPQAKVLGIVQFDDLIASMKAVAPILETAPAAVELIDKMILDQTRGSMELSRMRSWVQGDPEAVLAVEYYGESEGELVPKLDELEALLDNQNLEYTFSRAVSDVEQANVWNVRKAGLGLLMGVKGDSKPIAFVEDAAVPPERLPDYISEFGALVKSLNTRAGYYAHASVGLLHVRPMVNLKEADEIAKMRFIAESVRDLVMKYGGAVSGEHGDGLVRSCWNETFFGTMLYEAFREVKRAFDPKGLMNPGKIVDAPMMTENLRYGTEYRAHEINTHFDFSADGGLHRAIEMCNGVGECRKKLVGTMCPSYMATLEEEHSTRGRANALRAAISGRWEGGLTDHRINDVLALCLECKACKAECPSNVDMAKIKYEFKAHYYAKHGRPLRSILFGNVELMGKLGCLIAPLANRLSSMGISKWMMKRLGIAPARSLPPFARQTFTHWFASRNAPPKNKRVVFFADTYMTYNYPEIGKAATALFEAAGYEVILAVKRCCGRPMLSSGYIDRVKENALFNIENLYQYTLQGYPIVGFEPSCVSMFTDEYGDLIDDPRVRAVADNIYTFEAFVQTFSEQGEFSVPFTDLKKDILLHGHCHQKALWGIGPSEAALGMPEGFSVTPIQSGCCGMAGSFGYEAEHYDVSLKVGESRLLQVVRDADDTTEIAAAGLSCRQQIAHATGRTARHPAEVLADALDKENT